The Bradyrhizobium sp. CCGB01 genome segment CCGACCTGAAGCGCCGAGTTGATCGCGACCAGCCGGTTGATCCGCGCCAGCACGCCCTGGCCATGCGTATATGACGTCGGCCGCACCGCGACGGCCTCGTTCTCGTGCACGAAGCGATAGAGCCGCTGCGTGCCGATCACCTGGTTGGTGACCGTGATCCCGGGATCGATTCCCTTCTCCGCATTCGTCACCGCGCCGCGCTCGATCAGCTCGACGACGGCGTCATTGATCAGGCCGGAATGGATGCCGAGATTGCGCGCATGCGACAGCGAGGACAGGATCGCATCCGGAATCCGTCCCACACCGAACTGAAGCGTGCTGCCGTCGGCGATCAGGCCCGCCGCATGAGCGGCAATACGCCGCGAGACATCGTCAAGCGGCGGTGAGGCCAGCTCCAGCGGCGGACGTCGGGCCGCCACGCGCACATGGATCGGCACATCCTCAGGCCACTCGGCTCCGAACGTAAAGGGCGCGTCCGCATTTATCTCGGCAATGACCAAGCGCGCGCCGCGCGCGGCGTCGATGACATAATCGTTGGAGAGGCTGGTGCTCAGCCGTCCTCCTGATTCCGCGAGCTGGACCAGCACAACATCAGCCTTGTGGCGGCGCGCGACAAAGTCGGCGCAAAAAGCGCTGTAGTTGCTCGGGATCACGTCGAGCCGCCCGGCTTTGGCGAGCCGCCGCGCATTGCCGATCACGCCATAGCTCTGGAACGAGTCGTTCGGCGCGCTGGCGGCGGAGAACGTCTCGGAGAAGATCGGCCCGACCATCATGCGAAAGCGCGGCAGATACACCGCCTGCGCCATCAGCGCCTCGGTCAGCGTAACAGGCTCCGCCGTCGCCTGCCCACACACGACGAGATCGCTCTCGCGGACCAGGCCCGAAAAATCGATCGAAGCGATCTCCGCAGGCATCGCCGCCTCAGTCCATTGGCGCGAGGCGTGTGGAGGACTCGCCGAGCAGCGTCCGAAGCTCCGTTTTCACGATCTTGCCGTAGCTGTTCTTCGGCAGCTCGCCGGTGAGGAAATAATGTTTCGGCCGCTTGAAGCGCGCGATCCAGGCGTTGCACATCTGGTCGAGCTCGTCCTGGGTGACCGCTCTTCCCGCGACGGGAACGACGACCGCCACCACTTCCTCGCCCCATTCCGGATGCGGCCGGCCGATCACCGAGACTTCGGCGACAGCCTCGTGCCGCAGCAGCACCTCCTCGACCTCGCGCGGATAGATGTTGGTGCCACCGGAGATGATGACGTCCTTGGACCGGTCCTTCAGCGTGAGGAAGCCGTCGGCGTCAAAGGCACCCATGTCGCCGGTGTAGAGCC includes the following:
- a CDS encoding acetyl-CoA hydrolase/transferase family protein, which translates into the protein MPAEIASIDFSGLVRESDLVVCGQATAEPVTLTEALMAQAVYLPRFRMMVGPIFSETFSAASAPNDSFQSYGVIGNARRLAKAGRLDVIPSNYSAFCADFVARRHKADVVLVQLAESGGRLSTSLSNDYVIDAARGARLVIAEINADAPFTFGAEWPEDVPIHVRVAARRPPLELASPPLDDVSRRIAAHAAGLIADGSTLQFGVGRIPDAILSSLSHARNLGIHSGLINDAVVELIERGAVTNAEKGIDPGITVTNQVIGTQRLYRFVHENEAVAVRPTSYTHGQGVLARINRLVAINSALQVGLDGSVNSETLNGVTIGAIGGQLDFVRGANVSLGGRAIIALPATASDGTSRIVADVETVTTPRADVDAIVTEWGVAELRGCGLAERARRMIAIAAPVHRDALSEQLRRAAR